A stretch of Henckelia pumila isolate YLH828 chromosome 4, ASM3356847v2, whole genome shotgun sequence DNA encodes these proteins:
- the LOC140863911 gene encoding MAR-binding filament-like protein 1-1 isoform X1 — protein sequence MGFLIAQSCFLHPSPLCHSACTGTSASCSLQHSFLISCPRNGISRRRNRNAVACMQQENPKDGDFCRRRGILLMGFGLIPFLSTRAGAFDGLAAENTEIRTEELMQVAEQSVQGNASPASTFSLLNIVGVMASGVLGALYASTKKEKAASDATIESVNTKLKEKESAIVSLEKKFDSKILTEKEVHKKELAKASEAQQSLVNQLKVANGTTTSLGQELQKERRLIEELVTKIESFEQNLSNLGNEKKELQEQLKEKLDSVAVLEHRIVLLSSDITEKENNVRNLNSTIVEKERDFEQLSSVYQQSQDRVSGFISELQQLKFTLSKNENELEVKNSELKNMNAELSALVAERDESSKRLDAIVKDFDEYKSSTEEKTASDLKILGDQEKKIQQIEEQLKFALDEANINEALVADLTHEKENIREALNVELKNVKSLEQELENTRETLEKSRNEASELKKQLEHSRNLCTKLETELSKVQVELTEARESYKKGTENLQTVSQELAASERKGANLGKELADSNKKAETAAANLEEERKLVSSLNKELKALQTEISRSKELRKSLETDLEEVTKTLEEMNRNESTLSKDLEFSKSRISSLEDEKDAIYKSLEEQKQASLEARENLEDAHSMVMKLGKERESLEKRGKKLEEELASAKGEILRLRSQINSTKTEVNNQHQHKVEVGGTTAAPKKKVTRRRKVTPQQDEL from the exons ATGGGATTCCTGATAGCCCAGTCTTGCTTCCTGCACCCGTCTCCACTTTGCCACTCTGCTTGCACTGGGACTTCAGCTTCATGTTCTTTGCAGCATTCCTTCTTGATTTCTTGCCCGAGAAATGGGATCAGTCGGAGAAGGAACAGAAACGCTGTGGCTTGTATGCAGCAAGAAAATCCGAAAGACGGCGACTTTTGCAGAAGGAGAGGGATTTTGTTGATGGGTTTTGGATTAATTCCGTTTCTTAGCACGAGGGCCGGGGCTTTTGATGGGCTTGCTGCAG aAAATACTGAAATAAGAACAGAAGAGTTGATGCAAGTAGCTGAG CAATCAGTGCAGGGAAATGCTTCCCCAGCCTCAACATTTTCACTGTTAAATATTGTTGGAGTAATGGCGTCTGGTGTACTTGGTGCTCTCTATGCATCTACAAAGAAGGAAAAGGCTGCTTCAGATGCAACCATAGAATCT GTGAATACTAAACtgaaagaaaaggaatctgcCATTGTTTCCCTGGAGAAAAAATTTGACTCAAAGATTTTGACTGAGAAAGAAGTTCACAAAAAGGAACTTGCTAAAGCAAGCGAAGCACAACAATCTTTAGTTAATCAGTTGAAAGTTGCAAATGGTACCACTACAAGCCTTGGACAAGAGTTGCAAAAGGAGAGAAGATTAATTGAAGAGCTCGTTACGAAGATCGAGAGTTTTGAACAAAACCTCAGTAACTTGGGAAACGAAAAAAAGGAACTGCAAGAACAGTTGAAGGAGAAGCTGGATTCCGTGGCAGTCTTGGAACATAGGATCGTCTTACTTTCTTCAGACATTACTGAAAAGGAAAATAATGTTCGGAATCTTAACTCTACAATTGTGGAAAAGGAACGCGACTTCGAGCAACTGAGCTCTGTATACCAACAATCCCAGGATCGGGTTAGTGGTTTCATTTCAGAGCTACAACAATTGAAATTCACGCTCTCGAAAAATGAAAATGAGCTGGAGGTAAAGAATTCAGAACTCAAGAATATGAATGCAGAATTATCTGCTTTGGTGGCTGAAAGGGACGAATCCAGCAAAAGGCTTGATGCTATTGTAAAGGATTTTGATGAATATAAATCCTCTACAGAAGAAAAGACTGCTTCAGATCTTAAGATTTTGGGAGATCAAGAAAAGAAGATTCAACAGATTGAGGAACAGCTTAAGTTTGCGCTGGATGAAGCAAACATAAATGAAGCTCTAGTTGCTGATTTGACTCATGAAAAAGAGAATATAAGAGAAGCGCTGAATGTTGAACTGAAAAATGTGAAGAGTCTTGAACAGGAACTCGAGAATACACGGGAAACTCTGGAAAAATCACGAAATGAAGCTTCTGAACTGAAAAAACAACTGGAGCACTCAAGAAACCTGTGCACGAAGCTTGAAACAGAGCTGTCTAAGGTTCAGGTCGAGTTGACGGAAGCTAGGGAATCCTACAAGAAGGGTACTGAAAACCTGCAAACTGTGTCCCAAGAACTGGCTGCCTCGGAAAGAAAGGGTGCTAACTTAGGGAAAGAACTTGCTGATTCCAACAAGAAAGCTGAAACTGCAGCTGCAAATCTAGAGGAAGAAAGGAAACTAGTATCTTCTTTAAATAAAGAGTTAAAGGCTCTGCAGACTGAAATTTCAAGAAGCAAAGAATTGCGAAAAAGTCTTGAGACTGATTTAGAAGAGGTTACTAAAACACTTGAGGAGATGAATCGGAACGAATCAACCCTTTCAAAAGATCTTGAGTTTTCCAAGTCAAGAATTTCAAGTTTGGAAGATGAAAAAGATGCAATCTACAAGTCCCTTGAAGAGCAAAAACAGGCTTCTCTAGAAGCTCGGGAAAACTTGGAAGACGCCCATAGCATGGTTATGAAGCTTGGAAAAGAGAGGGAGAGTTTGGAAAAGCGAGGAAAGAAACTAGAAGAGGAATTAGCATCTGCCAAAGGCGAAATCCTACGGCTAAGGAGCCAAATAAACTCAACCAAAACTGAGGTGAATAATCAGCACCAGCATAAAGTTGAAGTGGGAGGCACGACTGCTGCTCCCAAGAAGAAAGTCACCAGGAGGAGAAAGGTTACACCGCAACAAGACGAATTATAG
- the LOC140863911 gene encoding MAR-binding filament-like protein 1-1 isoform X2: MQVAEQSVQGNASPASTFSLLNIVGVMASGVLGALYASTKKEKAASDATIESVNTKLKEKESAIVSLEKKFDSKILTEKEVHKKELAKASEAQQSLVNQLKVANGTTTSLGQELQKERRLIEELVTKIESFEQNLSNLGNEKKELQEQLKEKLDSVAVLEHRIVLLSSDITEKENNVRNLNSTIVEKERDFEQLSSVYQQSQDRVSGFISELQQLKFTLSKNENELEVKNSELKNMNAELSALVAERDESSKRLDAIVKDFDEYKSSTEEKTASDLKILGDQEKKIQQIEEQLKFALDEANINEALVADLTHEKENIREALNVELKNVKSLEQELENTRETLEKSRNEASELKKQLEHSRNLCTKLETELSKVQVELTEARESYKKGTENLQTVSQELAASERKGANLGKELADSNKKAETAAANLEEERKLVSSLNKELKALQTEISRSKELRKSLETDLEEVTKTLEEMNRNESTLSKDLEFSKSRISSLEDEKDAIYKSLEEQKQASLEARENLEDAHSMVMKLGKERESLEKRGKKLEEELASAKGEILRLRSQINSTKTEVNNQHQHKVEVGGTTAAPKKKVTRRRKVTPQQDEL, translated from the exons ATGCAAGTAGCTGAG CAATCAGTGCAGGGAAATGCTTCCCCAGCCTCAACATTTTCACTGTTAAATATTGTTGGAGTAATGGCGTCTGGTGTACTTGGTGCTCTCTATGCATCTACAAAGAAGGAAAAGGCTGCTTCAGATGCAACCATAGAATCT GTGAATACTAAACtgaaagaaaaggaatctgcCATTGTTTCCCTGGAGAAAAAATTTGACTCAAAGATTTTGACTGAGAAAGAAGTTCACAAAAAGGAACTTGCTAAAGCAAGCGAAGCACAACAATCTTTAGTTAATCAGTTGAAAGTTGCAAATGGTACCACTACAAGCCTTGGACAAGAGTTGCAAAAGGAGAGAAGATTAATTGAAGAGCTCGTTACGAAGATCGAGAGTTTTGAACAAAACCTCAGTAACTTGGGAAACGAAAAAAAGGAACTGCAAGAACAGTTGAAGGAGAAGCTGGATTCCGTGGCAGTCTTGGAACATAGGATCGTCTTACTTTCTTCAGACATTACTGAAAAGGAAAATAATGTTCGGAATCTTAACTCTACAATTGTGGAAAAGGAACGCGACTTCGAGCAACTGAGCTCTGTATACCAACAATCCCAGGATCGGGTTAGTGGTTTCATTTCAGAGCTACAACAATTGAAATTCACGCTCTCGAAAAATGAAAATGAGCTGGAGGTAAAGAATTCAGAACTCAAGAATATGAATGCAGAATTATCTGCTTTGGTGGCTGAAAGGGACGAATCCAGCAAAAGGCTTGATGCTATTGTAAAGGATTTTGATGAATATAAATCCTCTACAGAAGAAAAGACTGCTTCAGATCTTAAGATTTTGGGAGATCAAGAAAAGAAGATTCAACAGATTGAGGAACAGCTTAAGTTTGCGCTGGATGAAGCAAACATAAATGAAGCTCTAGTTGCTGATTTGACTCATGAAAAAGAGAATATAAGAGAAGCGCTGAATGTTGAACTGAAAAATGTGAAGAGTCTTGAACAGGAACTCGAGAATACACGGGAAACTCTGGAAAAATCACGAAATGAAGCTTCTGAACTGAAAAAACAACTGGAGCACTCAAGAAACCTGTGCACGAAGCTTGAAACAGAGCTGTCTAAGGTTCAGGTCGAGTTGACGGAAGCTAGGGAATCCTACAAGAAGGGTACTGAAAACCTGCAAACTGTGTCCCAAGAACTGGCTGCCTCGGAAAGAAAGGGTGCTAACTTAGGGAAAGAACTTGCTGATTCCAACAAGAAAGCTGAAACTGCAGCTGCAAATCTAGAGGAAGAAAGGAAACTAGTATCTTCTTTAAATAAAGAGTTAAAGGCTCTGCAGACTGAAATTTCAAGAAGCAAAGAATTGCGAAAAAGTCTTGAGACTGATTTAGAAGAGGTTACTAAAACACTTGAGGAGATGAATCGGAACGAATCAACCCTTTCAAAAGATCTTGAGTTTTCCAAGTCAAGAATTTCAAGTTTGGAAGATGAAAAAGATGCAATCTACAAGTCCCTTGAAGAGCAAAAACAGGCTTCTCTAGAAGCTCGGGAAAACTTGGAAGACGCCCATAGCATGGTTATGAAGCTTGGAAAAGAGAGGGAGAGTTTGGAAAAGCGAGGAAAGAAACTAGAAGAGGAATTAGCATCTGCCAAAGGCGAAATCCTACGGCTAAGGAGCCAAATAAACTCAACCAAAACTGAGGTGAATAATCAGCACCAGCATAAAGTTGAAGTGGGAGGCACGACTGCTGCTCCCAAGAAGAAAGTCACCAGGAGGAGAAAGGTTACACCGCAACAAGACGAATTATAG
- the LOC140863911 gene encoding MAR-binding filament-like protein 1-1 isoform X3, whose amino-acid sequence MASGVLGALYASTKKEKAASDATIESVNTKLKEKESAIVSLEKKFDSKILTEKEVHKKELAKASEAQQSLVNQLKVANGTTTSLGQELQKERRLIEELVTKIESFEQNLSNLGNEKKELQEQLKEKLDSVAVLEHRIVLLSSDITEKENNVRNLNSTIVEKERDFEQLSSVYQQSQDRVSGFISELQQLKFTLSKNENELEVKNSELKNMNAELSALVAERDESSKRLDAIVKDFDEYKSSTEEKTASDLKILGDQEKKIQQIEEQLKFALDEANINEALVADLTHEKENIREALNVELKNVKSLEQELENTRETLEKSRNEASELKKQLEHSRNLCTKLETELSKVQVELTEARESYKKGTENLQTVSQELAASERKGANLGKELADSNKKAETAAANLEEERKLVSSLNKELKALQTEISRSKELRKSLETDLEEVTKTLEEMNRNESTLSKDLEFSKSRISSLEDEKDAIYKSLEEQKQASLEARENLEDAHSMVMKLGKERESLEKRGKKLEEELASAKGEILRLRSQINSTKTEVNNQHQHKVEVGGTTAAPKKKVTRRRKVTPQQDEL is encoded by the exons ATGGCGTCTGGTGTACTTGGTGCTCTCTATGCATCTACAAAGAAGGAAAAGGCTGCTTCAGATGCAACCATAGAATCT GTGAATACTAAACtgaaagaaaaggaatctgcCATTGTTTCCCTGGAGAAAAAATTTGACTCAAAGATTTTGACTGAGAAAGAAGTTCACAAAAAGGAACTTGCTAAAGCAAGCGAAGCACAACAATCTTTAGTTAATCAGTTGAAAGTTGCAAATGGTACCACTACAAGCCTTGGACAAGAGTTGCAAAAGGAGAGAAGATTAATTGAAGAGCTCGTTACGAAGATCGAGAGTTTTGAACAAAACCTCAGTAACTTGGGAAACGAAAAAAAGGAACTGCAAGAACAGTTGAAGGAGAAGCTGGATTCCGTGGCAGTCTTGGAACATAGGATCGTCTTACTTTCTTCAGACATTACTGAAAAGGAAAATAATGTTCGGAATCTTAACTCTACAATTGTGGAAAAGGAACGCGACTTCGAGCAACTGAGCTCTGTATACCAACAATCCCAGGATCGGGTTAGTGGTTTCATTTCAGAGCTACAACAATTGAAATTCACGCTCTCGAAAAATGAAAATGAGCTGGAGGTAAAGAATTCAGAACTCAAGAATATGAATGCAGAATTATCTGCTTTGGTGGCTGAAAGGGACGAATCCAGCAAAAGGCTTGATGCTATTGTAAAGGATTTTGATGAATATAAATCCTCTACAGAAGAAAAGACTGCTTCAGATCTTAAGATTTTGGGAGATCAAGAAAAGAAGATTCAACAGATTGAGGAACAGCTTAAGTTTGCGCTGGATGAAGCAAACATAAATGAAGCTCTAGTTGCTGATTTGACTCATGAAAAAGAGAATATAAGAGAAGCGCTGAATGTTGAACTGAAAAATGTGAAGAGTCTTGAACAGGAACTCGAGAATACACGGGAAACTCTGGAAAAATCACGAAATGAAGCTTCTGAACTGAAAAAACAACTGGAGCACTCAAGAAACCTGTGCACGAAGCTTGAAACAGAGCTGTCTAAGGTTCAGGTCGAGTTGACGGAAGCTAGGGAATCCTACAAGAAGGGTACTGAAAACCTGCAAACTGTGTCCCAAGAACTGGCTGCCTCGGAAAGAAAGGGTGCTAACTTAGGGAAAGAACTTGCTGATTCCAACAAGAAAGCTGAAACTGCAGCTGCAAATCTAGAGGAAGAAAGGAAACTAGTATCTTCTTTAAATAAAGAGTTAAAGGCTCTGCAGACTGAAATTTCAAGAAGCAAAGAATTGCGAAAAAGTCTTGAGACTGATTTAGAAGAGGTTACTAAAACACTTGAGGAGATGAATCGGAACGAATCAACCCTTTCAAAAGATCTTGAGTTTTCCAAGTCAAGAATTTCAAGTTTGGAAGATGAAAAAGATGCAATCTACAAGTCCCTTGAAGAGCAAAAACAGGCTTCTCTAGAAGCTCGGGAAAACTTGGAAGACGCCCATAGCATGGTTATGAAGCTTGGAAAAGAGAGGGAGAGTTTGGAAAAGCGAGGAAAGAAACTAGAAGAGGAATTAGCATCTGCCAAAGGCGAAATCCTACGGCTAAGGAGCCAAATAAACTCAACCAAAACTGAGGTGAATAATCAGCACCAGCATAAAGTTGAAGTGGGAGGCACGACTGCTGCTCCCAAGAAGAAAGTCACCAGGAGGAGAAAGGTTACACCGCAACAAGACGAATTATAG